A single window of Vibrio stylophorae DNA harbors:
- a CDS encoding YciK family oxidoreductase encodes MNQYRVSEQALKARVILVTGAGEGIGRQAALSYAAHGATVILLGRTVAKLEQTYDAIIAAGGPEPAIVPLDLAGASSQHYRDLAQTIENQFGRLDGLLHNAGLLGTLGPLQQLSISVMDDLWQVNVRAELMLTQALLPLIEQSPDGRIVFTSSTVGHQGRAYWGAYAISKFAVEGMMQVLADEMSHSTVRVNAINPGGTRTKMRASAFPAEDPQVLKTPADLMPLYLYLMAPEGRHLHGQCIDAQPKK; translated from the coding sequence ATGAATCAATATAGAGTCTCAGAACAGGCGCTCAAGGCGCGTGTGATCTTAGTGACAGGCGCAGGTGAAGGTATTGGTCGTCAAGCCGCCCTTAGTTATGCCGCCCATGGTGCGACCGTGATCTTACTGGGGCGCACCGTGGCTAAATTAGAACAAACCTATGATGCCATCATCGCTGCGGGCGGCCCTGAGCCTGCCATTGTACCGCTTGATTTAGCGGGCGCATCCAGCCAGCACTATCGCGATTTGGCGCAGACCATTGAAAATCAATTTGGCCGCTTAGATGGGCTCCTTCACAACGCCGGTTTATTGGGCACGCTGGGGCCGCTACAACAGCTTTCTATCTCAGTGATGGACGACCTATGGCAGGTCAACGTGCGCGCCGAATTGATGCTCACCCAAGCGCTACTCCCCTTGATTGAACAATCCCCAGATGGACGCATTGTGTTTACCTCATCCACTGTGGGTCATCAAGGCCGCGCTTATTGGGGCGCCTATGCGATCAGTAAATTTGCAGTTGAAGGAATGATGCAAGTGCTGGCTGATGAGATGAGCCATAGCACTGTGCGGGTCAATGCCATCAACCCTGGTGGTACTCGTACCAAAATGCGCGCCAGCGCCTTTCCAGCTGAAGATCCTCAAGTGCTAAAAACACCGGCAGATTTGATGCCGCTCTATCTTTATCTAATGGCACCAGAAGGTCGACATCTTCACGGTCAATGTATTGATGCGCAGCCGAAAAAATGA
- a CDS encoding anthranilate synthase component 1: MKTMNLALGELDTLHLSLTYRDDPTALYHTLCGDRAHSLLLESAEIATKQAQKSLMLVDAALRIHCLASTITLSALSNNGQNLIRLIERALPVLGDAIAKQETQMENGYCCLILTLAPVSRALDEDARLHQPSVLSVLRLLRTELELRGHRDEALFVGGIFGYDLVASFEPLPEVARRNQCPDYLFFVAETLLVLDHQSQKMHLQGTIFGGEQVTENYFELSRRIQQLSEQAQLVTALPKAQQVAMPSVQTDISDAAFCDTVEKLKSHVVAGDIFQVVPSRTFSLPCPSPLQAYHALKQRNPSPYMFYLQDRDFTLFGASPESALKYSQQSNQVEIYPIAGTRPRGKNSDGSINFDLDGRIELELRSDKKELAEHMMLVDLARNDVARISSAGSRHVADLLKVDRYSHVMHLVSRVVGQLQPKLDALHAYQACMNMGTLSGAPKIRAMQLIREVEQKQRGSYGGAVGYLTGAGDMDTCIVIRSAYVENEIAYVQAGAGVVYDSQPQAEADETRAKAQAVLSAITAAHA; this comes from the coding sequence ATGAAAACCATGAATCTTGCATTAGGCGAGCTCGATACCTTGCACCTGAGCTTGACCTACCGTGACGATCCGACGGCGCTCTATCACACCCTGTGTGGCGATCGCGCGCACAGCCTATTACTGGAATCTGCGGAAATTGCGACCAAGCAGGCACAAAAAAGCCTCATGCTAGTGGATGCAGCGCTGCGCATTCACTGCCTTGCGTCAACCATCACCCTAAGCGCTCTGAGCAACAATGGGCAGAACTTAATTCGCCTGATTGAGCGCGCATTACCGGTCCTTGGCGACGCCATTGCCAAGCAAGAAACTCAGATGGAAAACGGCTATTGCTGTTTAATTTTGACCTTGGCCCCTGTCAGCCGTGCACTTGATGAAGATGCTCGTCTTCACCAACCAAGCGTGCTCAGCGTGCTGCGTTTGCTACGCACTGAGCTTGAACTGCGTGGTCATCGCGATGAAGCGCTGTTTGTCGGCGGTATCTTTGGCTACGACTTAGTGGCCAGTTTTGAACCGCTACCTGAAGTAGCGCGTCGAAATCAGTGTCCAGATTACCTATTTTTTGTCGCCGAAACGCTGCTGGTACTGGACCATCAAAGCCAAAAGATGCACCTGCAAGGCACCATTTTTGGTGGCGAGCAAGTAACCGAAAACTACTTTGAACTCAGTCGTCGTATTCAGCAACTCAGCGAGCAAGCACAACTTGTCACTGCGCTTCCGAAAGCCCAGCAAGTGGCAATGCCGTCAGTGCAAACCGATATTAGCGATGCCGCGTTTTGCGATACCGTCGAAAAACTCAAAAGCCATGTGGTCGCGGGCGATATTTTCCAAGTGGTGCCTTCACGCACCTTTTCGCTGCCCTGCCCATCACCGCTGCAAGCCTATCATGCGCTCAAGCAGCGCAATCCAAGCCCCTATATGTTTTATCTGCAAGATCGCGACTTCACCCTGTTTGGCGCATCACCAGAAAGCGCATTGAAATATAGCCAGCAAAGCAATCAAGTAGAGATCTACCCCATCGCGGGCACCCGCCCACGCGGCAAAAATAGCGATGGCAGTATCAATTTTGATCTCGATGGCCGCATTGAGCTTGAACTTCGCAGCGATAAAAAGGAGCTGGCAGAGCACATGATGCTGGTGGATCTCGCGCGTAATGATGTTGCGCGTATTAGTAGCGCAGGCTCTCGTCATGTTGCCGATTTACTAAAAGTTGATCGCTACAGCCATGTGATGCACTTGGTGTCACGCGTGGTCGGTCAACTGCAACCCAAACTCGATGCGCTGCATGCCTATCAAGCCTGTATGAATATGGGCACGCTCTCTGGCGCGCCAAAAATTCGCGCCATGCAGCTGATTCGTGAAGTCGAGCAAAAGCAGCGCGGCAGCTACGGCGGCGCAGTGGGCTATCTCACCGGCGCCGGTGATATGGATACCTGTATCGTGATCCGCTCAGCCTATGTTGAAAATGAGATCGCTTACGTTCAAGCCGGCGCTGGTGTGGTCTATGACTCACAGCCACAAGCCGAAGCCGATGAAACCCGAGCCAAGGCGCAAGCGGTGCTAAGCGCGATTACTGCGGCGCACGCTTAA
- the aroF gene encoding 3-deoxy-7-phosphoheptulonate synthase: MIIVLTAKATKADADAILAQIEQAGLKPLFMPGVERIVLGALGDERVLQKLHLEANPCVQEVKPILTKYKLVSREVQAHDSVVRLGNLAIGGDRFTVIAGPCSVESQEQLMGAAKMVQRYGAVALRGGAYKPRTSPYDFQGMGEEGLKLLKQANTALGLPTVSEVMEVSQVDSLCQYVDCLQIGARNMQNYGLLKAVGETQKPILLKRGLSATIEELLLAAEYIYDAGNHNIMLCERGIRTYETATRNTLDLNAVAYLKQRSHLPVIVDPSHGTGVRELITPLSKAAVAVGADGIIVEAHLNPCQALSDGHQALDEADFAHLMQSIAPFVQAAGKTL, translated from the coding sequence ATGATTATTGTACTGACCGCCAAAGCCACCAAAGCAGACGCTGATGCGATTTTGGCACAAATTGAACAGGCGGGTCTCAAACCCCTTTTTATGCCTGGCGTTGAGCGTATTGTCCTCGGTGCACTGGGTGATGAACGCGTCTTACAAAAACTGCACCTTGAAGCTAATCCTTGCGTGCAAGAAGTAAAACCGATTCTAACTAAATACAAGCTGGTGAGCCGTGAAGTGCAAGCGCACGACAGCGTGGTTCGCCTTGGCAATTTGGCCATTGGTGGCGATCGCTTTACGGTGATTGCAGGTCCTTGCTCGGTGGAATCTCAAGAACAATTGATGGGCGCCGCCAAAATGGTGCAGCGCTATGGCGCAGTCGCCCTTCGCGGCGGCGCTTATAAACCGCGCACCAGCCCCTATGATTTTCAAGGCATGGGTGAAGAAGGTTTGAAACTTCTCAAACAAGCCAATACAGCGCTTGGTCTGCCCACTGTTTCTGAAGTGATGGAGGTGAGCCAAGTCGATAGTCTCTGCCAGTATGTCGACTGCCTGCAGATTGGTGCGCGCAATATGCAAAACTACGGCCTTTTAAAAGCCGTCGGTGAAACGCAAAAACCTATTTTGCTCAAGCGCGGTCTCTCGGCCACCATCGAAGAACTGCTGCTTGCCGCGGAATATATCTACGATGCGGGAAATCACAACATCATGCTTTGTGAGCGCGGCATTCGCACCTATGAAACCGCCACGCGCAATACCTTGGATCTCAATGCAGTCGCCTATCTCAAACAGCGCAGCCATCTGCCTGTGATTGTCGATCCAAGTCATGGCACCGGTGTGCGTGAGCTGATTACACCACTGTCTAAAGCGGCCGTTGCTGTCGGCGCGGATGGCATCATCGTTGAAGCGCACCTCAATCCATGCCAAGCCCTTTCCGACGGTCATCAAGCGCTCGATGAAGCTGACTTTGCCCATTTGATGCAAAGCATCGCTCCCTTTGTTCAAGCTGCAGGTAAAACCTTATGA
- the rnm gene encoding RNase RNM produces the protein MIFDLHSHTTASDGKLTPQALVARAAEKRISVLAITDHDCVDAIVPAQQAIQQQGLAMHLVAGVELSTVWQNKDIHIVGLNLDIEHSALKEFLAAQRERRLARAQLIGQRLEKAGLVGALAGAQAMAGHELVTRAHFAAWIVAQGKAKTMQAVFQKYLSRGNPGYVPPNWTGMAEAIAVIQKSGGVAVLAHPGRYKLSNKWLRMLLADFSQMGGQGMEVAQPQQRPDERRFLADLANQHGLLASQGSDFHYPSPWLELGRNLWLPDEVTPIWHDWTLATPIDACFAKSE, from the coding sequence ATGATTTTTGACCTTCACAGTCATACCACGGCCTCCGATGGCAAATTAACACCACAAGCACTGGTGGCTCGCGCCGCTGAAAAGAGAATCTCGGTTTTGGCGATCACCGATCACGATTGTGTCGATGCCATCGTGCCAGCGCAGCAGGCGATTCAGCAGCAAGGACTTGCCATGCATTTGGTTGCGGGTGTTGAGCTTTCAACGGTGTGGCAAAACAAAGATATTCATATCGTTGGTCTGAATCTGGATATTGAACATTCAGCGCTAAAAGAATTTTTAGCAGCCCAGCGAGAGCGACGTTTAGCAAGGGCACAGCTCATTGGTCAGCGTTTGGAAAAAGCAGGATTAGTGGGTGCATTAGCAGGCGCTCAGGCGATGGCGGGGCATGAACTGGTCACCCGCGCGCACTTTGCGGCTTGGATAGTGGCGCAAGGTAAGGCTAAAACCATGCAGGCCGTATTTCAAAAATATCTTTCTCGCGGCAATCCAGGTTATGTGCCACCCAACTGGACTGGAATGGCCGAAGCCATTGCTGTGATTCAAAAATCTGGTGGGGTTGCTGTACTTGCTCACCCTGGGCGCTATAAACTGAGTAACAAATGGTTACGGATGTTACTGGCTGATTTTAGTCAGATGGGCGGTCAAGGGATGGAAGTGGCGCAGCCACAGCAACGTCCTGATGAGCGTCGTTTTTTGGCGGATTTAGCCAATCAACATGGCTTGCTGGCTTCTCAAGGCTCTGACTTTCACTATCCATCCCCTTGGTTAGAGCTGGGGCGTAACCTCTGGTTACCCGATGAAGTAACCCCTATTTGGCATGATTGGACGCTGGCAACGCCCATTGATGCGTGTTTCGCCAAGAGCGAATAA
- the topA gene encoding type I DNA topoisomerase: MGKSLVIVESPAKAKTINKYLGKDFVVKSSVGHVRDLPKGATSGGKKAAPISTKGLSVEEKARVKKEKERKSLIKKMGIDPYHGWQANYEVIPDKIKVVSELQKLAEKADYVYLATDLDREGEAIAWHLRELIGGDDDRYKRVVFNEITKNAIQQAFENPGELNQDRVDAQQARRFLDRVVGFMVSPLLWKKLARGLSAGRVQSVAVKLLVEREREIKAFNPEEFWDLHADTLASSEALRLQVTKQAGQEYRPRNKAESDAAVAAIAKAAIEVIEREARPTKSKASAPFITSTLQQAASTRLGYGVKKTMMLAQRLYEAGYITYMRTDSTNLSQDAVNAVRDYIGENFGDKYLPAAPVVFGSKANAQEAHEAIRPSDVNVLDSQIEGVDADAVKLYQLIWRQFVACQMTAAEYDSTTITAKAGEFTLKAKGRTLRFDGWTRVQRPLGKNEDIILPMVAVGDTLALEQLDPKQHFTKPPARFTEAALVKELEKRGIGRPSTYASIISTIQDRGYVRVEQRRFYAEKMGEIVTDRLDESFNDLLDYSFTARMEQRLDEVADGEANWKDVLDQFFGDFSKDLEKAEGEESDGGMKPNHIVITDIACPTCARPMGIRTASTGVFLGCTGYALPPKERCKTTINLMDEEGVINILEEDVETAALRAKKRCPICDMAMDAYLIDQQRKLHVCGNNPSCEGYVIEQGQFQLKGYDGPVVECDKCGADMVLKNGRFGKYMDCTSDTCKNTRKILKNGEVAPPKEDPVHFPELPCENSDAYFVLRDGASGLFMAAHNFPKSRETRAPLVSELARFVDRLPEKYQYLATAPAKDPDGRPAVVRFSRKSKENYVRTEDDGKPSGWTALYVDGQWQVTDKRKKAKA; the protein is encoded by the coding sequence ATGGGTAAATCTCTGGTTATTGTGGAGTCGCCAGCTAAGGCGAAAACCATTAATAAATACTTGGGTAAGGATTTCGTGGTGAAATCCAGTGTTGGTCATGTCCGCGATCTGCCCAAAGGTGCAACCAGTGGTGGTAAAAAAGCTGCACCTATCTCAACCAAGGGGTTGAGTGTTGAAGAGAAAGCCCGCGTTAAAAAAGAAAAAGAGCGCAAATCTTTGATCAAAAAGATGGGGATCGATCCATACCATGGTTGGCAAGCCAACTATGAGGTGATTCCAGATAAGATCAAGGTGGTTTCTGAATTACAAAAGCTTGCTGAAAAAGCAGATTACGTTTACCTCGCAACGGATTTGGACCGCGAGGGAGAAGCGATTGCATGGCATTTACGCGAGCTCATTGGCGGCGATGATGATCGCTATAAGCGCGTGGTGTTTAACGAAATTACCAAAAACGCGATTCAGCAAGCCTTTGAAAATCCGGGTGAGCTTAATCAAGACCGCGTCGATGCGCAGCAAGCGCGCCGTTTTCTTGACCGCGTGGTGGGCTTTATGGTGTCGCCATTGCTATGGAAAAAATTAGCGCGCGGTTTGTCTGCAGGTCGCGTTCAGTCGGTTGCGGTAAAGCTGCTGGTTGAACGTGAGCGCGAAATTAAAGCCTTTAATCCAGAAGAGTTTTGGGATCTGCACGCAGATACCTTGGCTAGCAGTGAAGCCCTTCGCCTGCAAGTGACCAAGCAAGCGGGTCAAGAATATCGACCACGCAACAAAGCTGAGTCCGACGCGGCGGTTGCCGCCATTGCGAAAGCTGCGATTGAAGTGATTGAGCGTGAAGCGCGTCCAACCAAGAGCAAAGCTAGCGCACCATTTATTACCTCGACCTTGCAACAAGCGGCGAGTACCCGTTTGGGCTATGGCGTGAAAAAGACCATGATGCTTGCTCAGCGCTTGTATGAGGCAGGTTACATCACCTACATGCGTACTGACTCAACCAACTTGAGCCAAGATGCTGTCAATGCGGTGCGTGATTACATTGGCGAGAACTTTGGCGATAAATACTTGCCAGCCGCGCCTGTGGTCTTTGGTAGCAAAGCCAATGCGCAAGAAGCGCACGAAGCGATTCGTCCTTCTGATGTCAATGTGCTCGATAGCCAAATTGAAGGTGTGGACGCAGATGCGGTTAAACTTTATCAATTAATTTGGCGTCAATTTGTGGCATGTCAAATGACAGCCGCTGAGTATGACTCCACTACCATTACCGCGAAAGCGGGTGAGTTTACCCTGAAAGCCAAAGGTCGCACGCTACGTTTTGATGGTTGGACACGTGTCCAACGTCCACTGGGCAAAAACGAAGATATCATTTTGCCAATGGTTGCTGTGGGTGACACATTGGCACTTGAGCAGCTTGATCCAAAGCAGCACTTTACTAAGCCACCTGCGCGCTTTACTGAAGCGGCGCTTGTCAAAGAGCTTGAAAAGCGTGGTATTGGTCGCCCATCGACCTACGCATCAATCATCTCAACGATTCAAGATCGTGGCTATGTGCGTGTTGAACAGCGCCGTTTCTACGCTGAAAAGATGGGTGAGATCGTCACCGATCGTCTCGATGAGAGCTTTAACGATCTGCTCGATTACAGCTTTACCGCGCGTATGGAGCAGCGTCTTGATGAAGTGGCTGATGGCGAAGCCAATTGGAAAGATGTACTCGATCAGTTCTTTGGTGATTTCTCAAAAGATTTAGAAAAAGCGGAAGGCGAAGAGAGCGATGGTGGCATGAAGCCAAACCATATCGTGATCACCGATATCGCTTGCCCAACCTGCGCGCGTCCAATGGGCATTCGCACGGCATCCACTGGGGTTTTCCTCGGTTGTACGGGTTATGCATTGCCACCGAAAGAGCGCTGCAAAACCACCATCAACTTGATGGATGAGGAAGGGGTGATCAACATTCTTGAAGAAGATGTTGAAACCGCAGCACTTCGCGCGAAAAAACGTTGCCCTATCTGTGATATGGCGATGGATGCTTATTTGATCGACCAGCAGCGCAAACTGCACGTGTGTGGTAACAATCCAAGCTGTGAAGGCTATGTGATTGAGCAAGGTCAATTCCAGCTCAAGGGTTATGATGGCCCCGTGGTGGAGTGTGATAAGTGCGGCGCAGATATGGTGCTGAAAAATGGTCGTTTCGGTAAATACATGGATTGCACCAGCGATACTTGCAAAAACACCCGTAAGATCCTGAAAAATGGTGAAGTTGCACCGCCAAAAGAAGATCCAGTGCATTTCCCTGAATTACCATGCGAAAACTCGGATGCATATTTTGTGCTACGCGATGGGGCTTCTGGCCTGTTTATGGCAGCGCATAATTTCCCGAAATCGCGTGAAACCCGCGCACCATTAGTGTCTGAGTTGGCTCGCTTTGTTGACCGTTTGCCTGAGAAATATCAGTATCTCGCAACCGCGCCAGCCAAGGATCCTGATGGTCGTCCTGCTGTTGTTCGCTTTAGCCGTAAGAGCAAAGAGAACTATGTGCGCACTGAAGATGATGGTAAGCCTTCAGGTTGGACTGCGCTCTATGTCGATGGCCAATGGCAAGTGACAGACAAGCGTAAAAAAGCCAAAGCCTAA
- a CDS encoding DUF2498 family protein produces the protein MSDKQEKSEISQLDLLMIANQMLQDHDAYIDGVRATEVREQAGVLIFKGEEYFLSEQGLPTEKTTTVFNLYKYLAHQLSDKFILID, from the coding sequence ATGAGCGACAAACAAGAAAAAAGTGAAATTAGCCAACTTGATCTGCTAATGATTGCCAATCAAATGCTGCAAGATCACGATGCCTATATTGATGGTGTGCGCGCGACCGAGGTTCGTGAGCAAGCAGGCGTATTGATTTTTAAAGGGGAAGAATACTTCCTATCTGAGCAAGGCCTACCCACAGAAAAGACCACCACAGTGTTCAATCTGTACAAATATTTGGCCCATCAGCTTTCTGATAAATTTATTCTGATTGATTAA
- the rluB gene encoding 23S rRNA pseudouridine(2605) synthase RluB → MNEKLQKVLARSGHGSRREIEQMIIQGRISVDGEVATLGDRLTNPEACVRIDGNKAAIHQPQDTMCRVLAYHKPEGELCTRNDPEGRRTVFDRLPRIQEGRWVAVGRLDANTSGLLLFTTDGELANRLMHPSRQVQREYMVRVFGEVTEDMVRNLTRGVELEDGKARFEDVQYSGGEGMNHTFYVVITEGRNREVRRLWESQGVTVSRLKRVRYGDIILGADLPRGGWKELELDQVNYLREMVELRRETESIFHVRKDQRKEKSVQKIRRAVRRHEDRVTGKKEEGGKPRSSRRNSHIQDKSKSKPTQRRRNTGGKQR, encoded by the coding sequence ATGAACGAAAAACTGCAAAAAGTATTGGCGCGCTCTGGTCACGGCTCTCGTCGTGAAATCGAGCAGATGATTATTCAAGGCCGCATTAGTGTGGATGGCGAAGTCGCTACCTTGGGTGATCGTTTGACCAATCCTGAAGCTTGTGTGCGTATCGATGGCAATAAAGCGGCGATCCATCAACCACAAGACACCATGTGCCGCGTATTGGCATACCATAAACCTGAAGGTGAGCTTTGTACCCGTAACGATCCTGAAGGTCGTCGTACTGTGTTTGACCGCTTGCCACGCATTCAAGAAGGTCGTTGGGTTGCAGTGGGTCGTTTGGATGCCAACACTTCTGGTTTGTTGCTTTTCACCACTGACGGTGAGCTTGCTAACCGTTTGATGCACCCAAGCCGCCAAGTTCAGCGTGAATATATGGTGCGTGTTTTCGGTGAAGTGACTGAAGATATGGTGCGCAATCTGACTCGTGGTGTTGAGCTTGAAGACGGCAAAGCGCGTTTTGAAGATGTGCAGTACAGCGGCGGCGAAGGGATGAACCACACTTTCTACGTGGTGATCACCGAAGGTCGTAACCGTGAGGTGCGCCGTTTGTGGGAATCGCAAGGTGTGACCGTAAGCCGACTCAAGCGTGTTCGTTACGGTGATATCATTCTTGGTGCTGATTTGCCGCGCGGTGGCTGGAAAGAGCTTGAGCTAGACCAAGTGAACTACTTGCGTGAAATGGTTGAGCTTCGCCGTGAAACTGAATCGATTTTCCATGTTCGCAAAGATCAGCGTAAAGAAAAATCTGTTCAGAAAATTCGTCGCGCCGTACGTCGCCACGAAGATCGTGTGACAGGCAAAAAAGAGGAAGGTGGTAAGCCACGCTCATCTCGCCGCAATAGTCACATTCAAGATAAAAGTAAGAGCAAACCAACCCAGCGTCGCCGCAATACCGGTGGTAAGCAGCGTTAA
- a CDS encoding aminodeoxychorismate/anthranilate synthase component II, protein MKPTIILLDNFDSFTYNLVDQCRNLGFDVTIYRNDLPLDLVLSAISKVTNPVVMLSPGPGNPQQAGILLPLIEALRGRVPMIGICLGHQALVQAYGGTVSGAGDIVHGKSAMMAHDGQAMFAGLTSPMPIARYHSLVASQVPQSLTISATLANHDMVMAVRQDDERVCGFQFHPESILTTNGAALLTAALAWAQAQPPQPCPPHNLSASNLATSNKEC, encoded by the coding sequence ATGAAACCGACCATTATTCTGCTCGATAACTTTGACTCCTTTACCTATAACTTGGTGGATCAGTGCCGCAACCTAGGCTTTGACGTCACCATTTATCGCAACGATCTGCCCTTAGATTTAGTACTCAGCGCTATTTCAAAGGTAACCAATCCGGTGGTGATGCTCTCCCCCGGCCCGGGCAATCCGCAGCAAGCGGGGATTTTACTGCCCCTGATTGAAGCGCTGCGTGGCCGCGTGCCTATGATTGGCATCTGTCTTGGCCATCAAGCCTTGGTGCAAGCCTATGGCGGCACCGTCTCTGGTGCTGGTGATATTGTGCACGGCAAATCAGCGATGATGGCCCATGACGGGCAAGCAATGTTTGCTGGACTCACGAGCCCAATGCCCATCGCACGTTATCACTCTTTGGTTGCCAGCCAAGTGCCGCAATCGCTCACTATTTCCGCAACCCTAGCCAACCATGATATGGTCATGGCGGTTCGTCAGGATGATGAACGTGTGTGCGGTTTTCAATTTCACCCCGAGTCGATTTTAACGACCAATGGTGCCGCGCTACTCACGGCTGCATTGGCATGGGCACAGGCACAGCCGCCTCAGCCTTGTCCCCCCCACAATTTGTCAGCCAGCAATTTAGCCACCAGCAACAAGGAGTGTTGA
- a CDS encoding L-threonylcarbamoyladenylate synthase — MSQFFYVHPENPQSRLINQAVAIIRNGGVVIYPTDSGYALGCQMGNKAALERICAIRRLDEKHNFTLLCRDLSELSLYARVDNVAFRLIRNNTPGCYTFILKATKEVPRRLMNPKRKTIGIRVPNNVIALALLEALGEPMMSTSLILPGNDYTESDPESIRDQLEYAVDLIINGGYLGEQPTTVIDFSEDSAEIIRYGSGDTSPFE; from the coding sequence ATGAGTCAATTTTTTTATGTACACCCAGAGAACCCGCAGAGCCGTTTGATTAATCAGGCGGTAGCGATCATTCGCAATGGCGGGGTTGTGATCTACCCAACGGACTCAGGCTATGCGCTGGGTTGTCAAATGGGTAATAAAGCGGCCTTGGAGCGCATTTGTGCGATTCGTCGATTGGATGAAAAACATAATTTTACGCTGCTGTGCCGTGATCTATCTGAGCTGTCGCTTTATGCTCGCGTCGATAACGTCGCCTTTCGTTTGATTCGAAATAACACGCCGGGTTGCTACACCTTTATTCTTAAAGCGACCAAAGAAGTGCCGCGTCGTTTGATGAATCCAAAGCGTAAAACCATTGGCATTCGCGTGCCTAATAACGTGATTGCACTTGCTTTGCTTGAGGCATTGGGTGAACCCATGATGTCCACAAGCTTGATTTTGCCAGGCAATGATTACACCGAGTCTGATCCGGAAAGTATTCGCGATCAGCTTGAGTATGCAGTGGATTTGATTATTAACGGCGGTTATCTCGGCGAACAGCCCACCACAGTGATCGATTTTAGCGAAGATAGCGCAGAAATTATTCGTTACGGCAGCGGTGATACCTCACCTTTTGAATAA
- the sohB gene encoding protease SohB, with amino-acid sequence MALEFLFEYGLFFAKVLTALVAIVVLLVAVKSINHKSAAKGDLELTDLTENYRDTVHLLEQQLLNKDVLKAREKAEKKAEKAKLKEAKAAAKLAKKEAKEAQQNDAHQAPETLEQAVEEQAPASRESQLFVLDFNGSIDAKEVTSLREEVSAILAIANADDEVLVRLESGGGMVHGYGLAASQLARIKAAGIPLTVVVDKVAASGGYMMACVADKVLAAPFAIVGSIGVVAQLPNFHKLLKKNDIEFEQLTAGEFKRTLTMFGENTDKAREKFQQELEETHVLFKQFIELHRPSLDVASVATGEHWFGQQALSLGLIDAITTSDDYIINACKADKAVLAIRYVQRKKLSQRFAGATGEAADNLLLKWIGRGQRPIM; translated from the coding sequence TTGGCCTTGGAATTTCTATTTGAATATGGATTGTTTTTCGCCAAAGTGCTGACCGCGCTGGTGGCGATTGTGGTTTTGTTGGTGGCGGTTAAATCAATCAACCATAAATCAGCAGCCAAAGGCGATTTAGAGCTAACGGATCTGACCGAAAATTATCGCGATACAGTGCACCTGCTAGAGCAGCAGTTGCTGAATAAAGATGTGCTGAAAGCGCGGGAAAAAGCAGAGAAAAAAGCAGAAAAAGCCAAACTAAAAGAGGCCAAGGCAGCCGCAAAATTAGCGAAAAAAGAGGCCAAAGAAGCGCAACAAAATGATGCACACCAAGCGCCAGAAACCTTAGAGCAAGCCGTGGAGGAACAAGCACCTGCAAGTCGCGAGTCTCAGCTTTTTGTTCTTGATTTTAATGGCAGTATTGATGCCAAAGAGGTGACCTCACTACGTGAAGAGGTGAGCGCGATTTTGGCCATTGCCAACGCTGATGATGAAGTGCTCGTGCGCCTTGAAAGTGGCGGCGGTATGGTGCATGGCTATGGTTTGGCAGCTTCTCAGCTGGCACGTATTAAAGCGGCCGGTATTCCATTGACTGTGGTGGTGGATAAAGTTGCGGCCAGTGGCGGTTATATGATGGCTTGTGTCGCCGATAAAGTGCTAGCTGCGCCTTTTGCCATTGTTGGCTCCATTGGTGTTGTGGCGCAATTGCCAAACTTTCATAAGCTATTGAAGAAAAATGATATTGAATTTGAACAGCTCACCGCGGGCGAGTTTAAGCGCACCCTCACCATGTTCGGTGAAAACACCGATAAAGCGCGTGAGAAGTTCCAGCAAGAGCTCGAAGAGACCCATGTTCTCTTTAAGCAGTTTATTGAGCTGCATCGTCCATCTTTGGATGTGGCCAGCGTCGCAACCGGTGAGCATTGGTTTGGTCAGCAAGCCTTGTCTTTGGGCTTGATTGATGCGATTACCACTTCAGATGACTACATCATCAATGCATGTAAGGCAGACAAAGCGGTGCTTGCTATTCGTTATGTGCAGCGTAAAAAACTGTCTCAGCGTTTTGCCGGCGCCACAGGCGAGGCGGCGGATAATCTATTACTGAAATGGATTGGCCGTGGTCAGCGCCCGATAATGTAA